The segment AAATGAATCCATCATGAGAAACATAACTGTTTTGTAAGTGAAGGTCTTAAAATGACTCATAAATTTAAtaataacccataatgtgctttactttattgccataagagtaggtgtcagtgTTTCCAAATGGTGAATATATCTTCGGAATGAAACACTTCTTAGAATACGTCATACTCCCTGTTACtgtcatacacactcacacacacatattcacgcacacagactgacacacttTCTCAAATCAGAAGCATACTCTATACTCCATCACACTACAGTGTAGTTCTTTATTTTACAGAGAGTGAAGGACATTGTCAAACAGTAACAGTTTAACTACAGTTAagacttctttttctctcccaccATAAGGTCACGTTTCAGAAGCAATGGAAAATGTGAGATAAATAGTCTTTGGTGACATACAGATATTAACATACAAAGATAACTTAAATACATAACTTTCTTTAAATAGTTTGGCTGAATATATATTCACAGGTGCACACGATATTCACAATCATCCTGACCCCACATGGAGTGACATCTCACCGACATCTTCAAACACATTCGCAGAAAACCTCATCAAAtgcaacatatatatatacaacagAAACCTCATCCGTCTTTCACAAGTTCATTACAATGACTGAAATTCAAGTTGTGAGAAACTAACAACACACATGTTTGCATTAAAGTGCTTTCCTGtgacccaaaaaaaaaaaaaaaaaaaagacatctgaCTTTTAAAAAATGGGAAAACGAGCGAAAAAACAAATTTAGAGCAGAATCTAGCAGGATCTATTTTACACCACTAACATTATAATTTTTACACGCTAACACTGCACACGACACTCGTTCCTGTGTCTCTTTGCAATAGGAAGCAGTGACAGTATTTTATTTCGGACTGCTGTAACATGTTTCTCTTGACACACATGGGGGAGGTATTAGCGGTTGGCGATCCTACGCGAGACAAATGGCGCTTCAGTTGGGACACAAAGTCTGCGTCTGAATATCGTCACAGAAAAAACACGGCGGGAGCGAAATGGGAAGTCCACAGCACAGCTCAAACACAGGAGATAAGTCTGCTGATACGCTGCGTACTGTACGGCTGGCCGAACACaaatacatcacatcacacacattccAGGGTGTAGTGTGTGCGTTAaggtacattttttttaaaaagtagagaGATCCACCAGGGTTTTCAGCGTTTGAAAAGCCTTTTAATGATCCGTCACGAGACATTGATTAGCTCCATTACAGCAGAGAGAATGGCATGTTTCACTTCAGCAAGCCTTTGAACAGATTAGACTTAAAACCACCACCGATTATTACCCTCTGACCTCGAGGCCTCCAtgattacagacagacagagagaggcagaaaggggGCGAGAGACTAAGACTGAATATAAAGAGAGAAACCCCACTGTTGATGAAGAACATGAAGGCAAAAGAGACAAATAAAATCAGAAGACACAGAGATCAAGATATAGAAGAGCACATTATCATATGATGTAGATCACATACTGTAAAGTTATTATTTAGTCAAGTATTGCCAGGTATTTGGTGAGTTTAAACCACTGCTCTTTGAGCAATACCATACTTTTATGTCTGTaaaattatttgcaaaacaaaagAGCAACAAAATCTAGAAAATAGATATTCCTGTGATTGAAAAATTAATTTAACAATTAGACGATAATCTAAATGTGAACAAAAATCTGGCAGCGGGCCAATATTTTGGCCCATATTCCTACGACAAAACAGTTAACCACTGCCCGCAAGTTAAGATCAGGTTACCATATGGTAAAGGCTTGGAATAGAAGTTTTTAATTATGTAAATACATAATATAACGCTGGCTCTGACTGAAAATGTGGATTTTATAGAGATGGTTGCATTTTCTGTAAGTTTAAAGGCTGGTGAAAAGTCCGGATGCTTGTTGAGGAAAGCTTGACTTCGGTTATTCTTAGTCAATCATCCGCCCACCATTTCAGAGACAAATGTCAGGGCATGTATTTTTAACGGCGTTATGGTATTTTGCTTACAGATTTGAAATTGGGCACTCTTACACCTAAAATTTTGGTCACCCTGGTCTCTCATTAGAAACCCACAATGTAACAGTAGAGCTTTTTGCCATGGTCTCGGAGCTACTTTAAACCCATTTAACACACTGCAGGTTAACAGCACACATGCCGTTGCCAACAATATTGGTTTATACAAGGTGTTGTCATGTGCTGCTTTCAGGGAATGTAAGGGACGGCTGACCTGGAGATAGCGGATTCAGTTATTTTCATTAACGTCGAATGAAAATCACTGTAACCCGCCACATGCAAAGGCAAGTGTGTATTATTAGAGGATTGGACTTGGGATTTGAGAGTCTTATTTCGGCCTCCAGCTGGGCAAGGCATGGAATAGGCTTTTTGTGTTCAGAAATCACAGCAAATGGTGCCCTAAAACATCTCAGGAGTCTACAACCTGCAGCTGAATGGCTGCTGGTCAGGtgaaaaaaagtcacaaaaatacattaatttaGCACGGAGTTTGGGAGCATTTCTCCATTTGGATTTTGACTGGTCCCTTTGCTACAAAGCATCCAGCTCAATGTGATTTAGACTTTTTCATATTCCTGAAATGTGGGATTTATATGGCTAAGGGGCACAATTAGCTCTGAATCTTTTAATATCTGCAAACTTTAAGTCtgcattcgtgtgtgtgtgtgtgtgtgtctgtatatttaCGTGTTTGTTTCGAGTGTGAAGGCTGTAGGAGGCTAAAGCCACCCTCCCCTGCTGTGGCGGTGCATACGACTGAAGTGATTAGGCCAGGTTTATTAAACAGCCGTCAACCGAGAGTCCTGACTTACTTATGAATCACGTGAAAGAGCTAATATTTCAGCCTTGGCCTCGGGGTGGggtagcggggggggggggggggggggggagtggcaGCAGCGGTACAGTGGTGCGCTGATCCGTGGCTCCGCGGTTCACTTTGCCACCTGCTGCGCTGTGTTGGCCAACCGGCCGCTACAAAGCAGCCCTGAAACTGATCCTTGAGAACTCAGTCCCGATGTAGAGATTCCTTCCAAGCAACTGgaccctcctcctttctctttccgaCGGGCAGTTTCTGTGTGGGTAGTCCTGACTCAGAATGCTATCAAACTCTGGTTTAACTCAAGTGCTGTGGCTGGTTTTCGAATGTAAACTGTGGTCCTGAAACATAAAGTCCCGGGGAGAGACATTCTTTGACCACCGAGGAAGAAATTCTTTTTGGTttgggacggggggggggggggggttgctgaCATCAGATAATGGTCTAAAAGTCATAAACCGCTCCAGAGATGTTGAATTTGCCCCCTTGAAATTGTCCTTGCAGTTGTGAGCGGGGCTGGGAGTTCGGAGGTTGGGGGGGTAACAAAAAAGGGAGGTAAAAGGGTTCATTGGGTGTTTTCAAGGGGCTTTTAGGAATACATTGGTTTCGACAGGGATCCAGCTCTAAGTTCAGGTTGAAATCCACATTAGGGGGCTTAAGTGTTTGATCAATGAGCCAAGGGCTAACCGCCGCCGGGGAGGTCAGTCGGCATTACACAGACGGGACCGGGCCACTCGACGGTGTTGAAGAGAGCGACGGGCAGACAAGCCTTCATTCTTACATTAACAGGATTAAGATGTCAAACTGGGCCCTCTGAGCTTCTTGAGCGGTCAGGAGGCAGAAACGAAAAGACTTTGACGAGACCCAAACGTCCTTTAAAAGGCAAATGTTCCCAGGGTGGTGAGAGGAATCGACTTGGGGGGTTTCAGAAAGGATTCAGCCGCTCAGGTCACTGAATTTGAATCCTTTTCCACAGAGTAGAGAGGCACAGCAGTCATTTGAGAAGAGTGTCATTTTGAGACAGATATGCAAAAGTTACGGACTACATCACACTCTAATGCAAAGACTATCAGTAATACATTAAGAGATAAATATCTGGAGATATAGATAGACTTGCTGTGGGTGTTTGGACGGGCCAATCCAAGAATAACTCATCCATAACTATGGGGGCTCCTGGGGTTGATGGGGGAGGAGTCTTCTCGCCCGCTCTGGCCAATCAGCTGGTAGAGCCGGTGGCTGAGGTTCTGCACTTGGCAGGTTCCGAGGACACAACCGACTCTCATCAGCTGGGCGTGGTGGGAGTGGTGGTGACCCCCCCGCGACCCCGAGTGGGCGTGGCGACGACTTCTCGCCGCCCTCCGCCGGACCCGCGGACCCTCAGCTGGCCGCGCCCACGCCAGGCCGGGCGACGCCGCTCTCAC is part of the Centroberyx gerrardi isolate f3 chromosome 24, fCenGer3.hap1.cur.20231027, whole genome shotgun sequence genome and harbors:
- the adm2a gene encoding protein ADM2a; the protein is MRSLLPLTVYCISLVSLQQLLALPVEERPEESRSDLLQKLGGQTDEAAFTPGSQPDAATPPSAPSRSPKWLPGFLRRTPTTGVRAASPGLAWARPAEGPRVRRRAARSRRHAHSGSRGGHHHSHHAQLMRVGCVLGTCQVQNLSHRLYQLIGQSGREDSSPINPRSPHSYG